One Roseomonas sp. OT10 DNA window includes the following coding sequences:
- a CDS encoding aspartate aminotransferase family protein produces MNEIRVPRPNDLDAFWMPFSDNRYFKSNPRLLARAEGMSYFTPDGREILDGTAGLWCSNAGHGRREIVEAIQKQAAILDFAPTFQLGHPIAFEAAARVAELTPAGMDRVFFTNSGSESADTALKIALAYHKARGQSQRVRLIGRERGYHGVGFGGMSVGGIGGNRKQFGAMLPYVDHLPHTHLPAQNAFSKGQPEHGANLADVLENLVALHGDTIAAVMVEPVAGSTGVLVPPVGYLERLRELCTKHGILLIFDEVITGFGRLGTPFGSERLGVTPDIITMAKGLTNAAVPMGAVATSEEIYRAIVEGSPAGIELFHGYTYSGHPLAAAAAIATLDLHREEDLPGRARAIEPYWEEQVHQLRGTPGVVDLRNFGLIAGIELAPRQGAPGARAMDVFRRCFDSGVLVRVTGDIVALSPPLIVEKPQVDRLLNTLDEAIRAEAA; encoded by the coding sequence ATGAACGAGATCCGCGTGCCGCGTCCGAACGACCTCGACGCCTTCTGGATGCCCTTTTCCGACAACCGCTACTTCAAGTCGAACCCGCGCCTGCTCGCGCGGGCAGAGGGCATGTCCTACTTCACCCCGGACGGGCGCGAGATCCTGGACGGCACCGCGGGGCTGTGGTGCTCCAACGCCGGGCACGGCCGGCGCGAGATCGTCGAGGCCATCCAGAAGCAGGCGGCGATCCTGGACTTCGCCCCGACCTTCCAGCTCGGCCACCCCATCGCCTTCGAGGCGGCGGCACGGGTCGCGGAGCTGACGCCGGCGGGGATGGACCGGGTCTTCTTCACCAATTCCGGCAGCGAGAGCGCGGATACGGCGCTGAAGATCGCGCTGGCCTATCACAAGGCACGCGGCCAGTCGCAGCGCGTGCGCCTGATCGGCCGCGAGCGCGGCTATCACGGCGTGGGCTTCGGCGGCATGTCGGTGGGCGGCATCGGCGGCAACCGCAAGCAGTTCGGCGCCATGCTGCCCTATGTCGACCACCTGCCGCATACGCACCTGCCGGCGCAGAACGCCTTCAGCAAGGGCCAGCCGGAGCACGGCGCGAACCTCGCCGACGTGCTGGAGAACCTGGTCGCCCTGCACGGCGACACCATCGCGGCGGTGATGGTCGAGCCGGTGGCGGGCTCCACCGGCGTGCTGGTGCCGCCTGTGGGCTACCTGGAGCGCCTGCGCGAGCTGTGCACGAAGCACGGCATCCTGCTGATCTTCGACGAGGTGATCACCGGGTTCGGCCGCCTCGGCACGCCCTTCGGCTCCGAGCGGCTGGGCGTCACGCCCGACATCATCACCATGGCCAAGGGGCTGACCAACGCCGCCGTGCCCATGGGCGCCGTCGCCACCAGCGAGGAGATCTACCGCGCCATCGTCGAGGGCAGCCCGGCGGGGATCGAGCTGTTCCACGGCTACACTTATTCCGGCCATCCGCTGGCGGCCGCGGCGGCGATCGCCACGCTGGACCTGCACCGGGAGGAGGACCTGCCCGGCCGGGCCCGTGCCATCGAGCCCTATTGGGAGGAGCAGGTGCACCAGTTGCGCGGCACGCCGGGCGTGGTGGACCTGCGCAACTTCGGCCTGATCGCGGGCATCGAGCTGGCGCCGCGCCAGGGGGCGCCGGGCGCCCGGGCGATGGACGTCTTCCGGCGCTGCTTCGATTCCGGCGTGCTGGTCCGGGTGACCGGCGACATCGTCGCCCTGTCGCCGCCGCTGATCGTGGAGAAGCCCCAGGTGGACCGCCTGCTGAACACCTTGGACGAGGCGATCCGCGCCGAGGCAGCCTGA
- a CDS encoding plasmid stabilization protein, giving the protein MAQGRGSKDAYTDKQKRQAQHIEEGYEARGVPEDEAEARAWATVNKQDGGGKKSGSGRGHAVSHEPSRKGGRLGGASSAARPASARSASAKKAAARRTPEERSASARKAAATRRENATKH; this is encoded by the coding sequence ATGGCACAGGGCCGCGGCAGCAAGGACGCCTATACGGACAAGCAGAAGCGTCAGGCGCAGCATATCGAGGAGGGCTACGAAGCCCGGGGCGTCCCGGAGGACGAAGCCGAGGCGCGCGCCTGGGCGACGGTGAACAAGCAGGATGGCGGCGGCAAGAAGAGCGGGTCCGGCCGTGGTCACGCCGTCTCCCACGAGCCGTCGCGCAAGGGTGGCCGGCTGGGCGGTGCGTCGTCGGCGGCACGGCCTGCCAGCGCCCGGTCGGCCTCCGCCAAGAAGGCCGCCGCCCGGCGGACGCCGGAGGAACGCTCCGCCTCCGCTCGCAAGGCGGCGGCGACCCGGCGCGAGAACGCCACCAAGCATTGA
- a CDS encoding lipopolysaccharide biosynthesis protein, with product MAEPKPESMPAPPPGGGRSSAAFKGVFWSAINILVPTAANLLVFVVTSRLLTPNDFGQVALAASLAAFASALVPAGFGEALVQRKDMRPEHMDGVFWLCLLSGLVTYAALAFASPALARFFGAPSLALLLPVLGLRVISDVAAVVPQAVVLRALSFHLVALRTMVATLVASIVSVALVLAGFGLWALVFAQLANSVVATISLFWTAGWRPRWSFRGTALRELTAYGAYASGTRALQFLMNQADQAVVGFVLGTVQLGLYNFARRVFAILNDVTSGALSAVAHPLFSGIQDDLDRVRRGFLTATLLSSIVAFPLFVGLALVADRAVPLLFGAQWVEAVWPIRILCGLGIITCIGMLQAGLINSLGRANWWFWYQLFSGVTNFAIVFAFASQGTTVMLAVMVAKTYLFWPVPVGMTLRLLAMRPGTYATQFAAPLAASALMAAAVLAGRAALPELDALAGLAVDVALGALVYGAALALLARRRLRDLVQVLRGAAKRKRRPAEVPAPDGVA from the coding sequence ATGGCGGAGCCGAAGCCCGAATCCATGCCCGCCCCGCCGCCGGGCGGGGGCCGCTCCTCGGCAGCCTTCAAGGGCGTCTTCTGGTCGGCCATCAACATCCTGGTGCCGACGGCGGCGAACCTGCTGGTCTTCGTCGTCACCTCCCGCCTGCTGACGCCGAACGACTTCGGCCAGGTCGCCCTGGCCGCGAGCCTGGCCGCCTTCGCCTCCGCCCTGGTGCCGGCCGGCTTCGGCGAGGCGCTGGTGCAGCGCAAGGACATGCGCCCGGAGCACATGGACGGCGTGTTCTGGCTCTGCCTGCTCTCCGGCCTCGTCACCTATGCGGCGCTCGCGTTTGCCTCGCCGGCCCTGGCGCGCTTCTTCGGCGCGCCCTCGCTCGCGCTGCTGCTGCCCGTGCTGGGGCTGCGCGTCATCTCCGACGTGGCCGCGGTGGTGCCGCAGGCGGTCGTGCTGCGCGCCCTGTCCTTCCACCTCGTCGCGCTGCGGACCATGGTCGCGACGCTGGTCGCCTCCATCGTCTCGGTGGCGCTGGTGCTGGCGGGTTTCGGGCTCTGGGCGCTGGTCTTCGCCCAACTCGCCAACTCCGTCGTGGCCACCATCAGCCTGTTCTGGACCGCCGGCTGGCGGCCGCGCTGGTCCTTCCGCGGCACCGCCCTGCGCGAGCTGACGGCCTATGGCGCCTATGCCTCCGGCACGCGGGCGCTGCAGTTCCTGATGAACCAGGCGGACCAGGCGGTGGTCGGCTTCGTGCTCGGCACGGTGCAGCTCGGCCTCTACAACTTCGCCCGCCGCGTCTTCGCCATCCTGAACGACGTCACCAGCGGCGCGCTGAGCGCCGTGGCACATCCGCTCTTCTCCGGCATCCAGGACGACCTGGACCGCGTGCGGCGCGGCTTCCTGACGGCGACGCTGCTGTCCAGCATCGTCGCCTTCCCCCTCTTCGTCGGGCTGGCGCTGGTGGCGGACCGTGCGGTGCCGCTGCTCTTCGGTGCGCAATGGGTCGAGGCGGTGTGGCCGATCCGCATCCTCTGCGGGCTCGGCATCATCACCTGCATCGGCATGCTGCAGGCGGGGCTGATCAACAGCCTGGGCCGCGCCAACTGGTGGTTCTGGTACCAGCTCTTCTCGGGCGTGACGAACTTCGCGATCGTCTTCGCCTTCGCCTCCCAGGGCACCACGGTCATGCTCGCCGTCATGGTGGCGAAGACCTACCTGTTCTGGCCCGTGCCCGTGGGCATGACGCTGCGCCTGCTGGCGATGCGGCCGGGCACCTATGCCACGCAGTTCGCCGCCCCGCTCGCCGCGTCCGCACTGATGGCCGCGGCGGTGCTGGCCGGGCGCGCGGCCCTGCCGGAATTGGACGCCCTGGCCGGCCTGGCCGTGGATGTGGCGCTCGGCGCACTCGTCTACGGGGCCGCGCTGGCGCTGCTCGCGCGGCGGCGCCTGCGTGACCTGGTGCAGGTGCTGCGCGGCGCAGCGAAGCGCAAGCGCCGGCCGGCCGAGGTTCCTGCGCCGGACGGCGTGGCCTGA
- the glpK gene encoding glycerol kinase GlpK, which translates to MADGTVLLALDQGTTSTRAIAFGADLRPRAAAQRELPQHFPSPGWVEHAPEDLLAHSVACLREALAASGAGARQVAGIGITNQRETTLLWDRATGQAVHRAIVWQDRRTAPLCDRLRAEGLEETIAERTGLLADPYFSATKLAWILEEVPGAREAAERGRLAFGTVDSFLLWHLTGGAAHATDATNAARTMLFDIRRGDWDDDLLRHLRIPRAVLPQVRDCAGEFGTTDPGILGAAVPIRGMAGDQQAATLGQACFAPGMVKATYGTGCFALLVTGDAPVRSAHRLLTTIAWQLGGRRAYALEGAIFVAGAVVQWLRDGLGLIASAAESGPLAARADPAQRVHFVPAFVGLGAPHWDAAARGAILGLTRGTGPAEIARAALESVAWQTRDLLEAMRADWPALSETVLRVDGGMTGSDWTMQFLADALGAPVDVPEVAETTALGAAYLAGLQAGLCPAPGEGAPTHWRLDRRFAPRMARTEAEERYDGWREAVGRVLR; encoded by the coding sequence ATGGCGGACGGGACGGTTCTGCTCGCGCTCGACCAGGGGACGACCTCGACCCGCGCCATCGCCTTCGGCGCCGACCTGCGCCCCCGCGCGGCCGCCCAGCGGGAGCTGCCGCAGCACTTCCCCTCCCCCGGCTGGGTGGAGCACGCGCCCGAGGACCTGCTGGCCCACAGCGTCGCCTGCCTGCGCGAAGCCCTGGCGGCGAGCGGCGCCGGGGCGCGGCAGGTCGCGGGCATCGGCATCACCAACCAGCGCGAGACCACCCTGCTCTGGGACCGCGCCACGGGCCAGGCGGTGCACCGCGCCATCGTCTGGCAGGACCGCCGCACCGCCCCGCTCTGCGACCGCCTCCGGGCGGAAGGGCTGGAGGAGACGATCGCCGAGCGCACCGGCCTGCTCGCCGATCCCTATTTCTCCGCCACCAAGCTCGCCTGGATCCTGGAGGAGGTCCCCGGCGCGCGGGAGGCGGCGGAGCGCGGCCGGCTCGCCTTCGGCACGGTCGACAGCTTCCTGCTCTGGCACCTCACCGGCGGCGCGGCGCACGCGACGGACGCGACCAACGCCGCGCGCACCATGCTGTTCGACATCCGGCGCGGCGACTGGGACGACGACCTCCTCCGCCACCTCCGCATCCCCCGCGCCGTGCTGCCGCAGGTGCGCGACTGCGCCGGCGAGTTCGGCACGACCGATCCGGGCATCCTGGGCGCGGCGGTGCCGATCCGCGGCATGGCCGGGGACCAGCAGGCGGCGACGCTGGGGCAGGCCTGCTTCGCCCCGGGGATGGTGAAGGCCACCTACGGCACGGGCTGCTTCGCGCTGCTGGTGACGGGCGATGCGCCGGTGCGCTCCGCCCACCGCCTGCTGACCACCATCGCGTGGCAGCTCGGCGGGCGGCGCGCCTATGCGCTGGAGGGCGCGATCTTCGTCGCCGGCGCCGTGGTGCAGTGGCTGCGCGACGGGCTGGGGCTGATCGCCTCCGCCGCCGAGAGCGGTCCCCTCGCCGCCCGCGCCGACCCGGCGCAGCGCGTCCACTTCGTCCCCGCCTTCGTCGGCCTGGGCGCGCCGCACTGGGATGCGGCGGCGCGCGGCGCCATCCTGGGCCTCACCCGCGGCACCGGCCCGGCCGAGATCGCCCGCGCCGCGCTGGAAAGCGTCGCCTGGCAGACCCGCGACCTGCTGGAGGCGATGCGCGCGGACTGGCCCGCCCTGTCGGAAACGGTGCTGCGGGTCGATGGCGGCATGACCGGCAGCGACTGGACCATGCAGTTCCTGGCGGACGCGCTCGGCGCCCCGGTGGACGTGCCGGAGGTGGCGGAAACCACGGCGCTGGGCGCCGCCTACCTCGCCGGCCTGCAGGCCGGGCTCTGCCCCGCCCCGGGCGAAGGCGCCCCGACCCACTGGCGCCTGGATCGCCGCTTTGCCCCCCGCATGGCACGAACGGAGGCGGAAGAACGCTATGACGGCTGGAGGGAGGCGGTAGGACGGGTGCTGCGCTGA
- a CDS encoding glutathione S-transferase family protein, protein MAIRMHDLCGSDPARRFSPYCWRVRMALAHKGLAVETIPWRFSDKAAIADAGVEKVPVLRDGDRALGESWDILEYLEDTYPEPSLFQGPGGRALARFMNAWADSVLAAGMARLVVSDIPRWLGPADREYFVRSREARFGCTLEALNADRDRQVEAFRREIHPLRMILRERPFLHGDAPAAADYIAFGPFQWARVVSAFPVLTPDDPVFAWRGRLLDAFGGLARQGPAEDTAAA, encoded by the coding sequence ATGGCCATCCGGATGCACGACCTGTGCGGCAGCGACCCGGCCCGGCGCTTCAGCCCCTATTGCTGGCGGGTCCGCATGGCGTTGGCGCACAAGGGGCTGGCGGTGGAGACGATCCCCTGGCGCTTCTCCGACAAGGCGGCGATCGCCGATGCGGGGGTGGAGAAGGTGCCGGTGCTGCGCGACGGCGACCGGGCGCTGGGCGAGTCCTGGGACATCCTGGAATACCTGGAGGATACCTATCCGGAGCCATCGCTGTTCCAGGGACCGGGAGGCCGGGCGCTGGCGCGCTTCATGAACGCCTGGGCGGATTCGGTGCTGGCCGCCGGCATGGCGCGGCTGGTCGTCTCTGACATCCCGCGCTGGCTGGGGCCAGCGGACCGGGAGTACTTCGTCCGCTCGCGCGAGGCGCGCTTCGGCTGCACGCTGGAGGCGCTGAACGCCGATCGCGACCGGCAGGTGGAGGCCTTCCGGCGCGAGATCCATCCGCTGCGCATGATCCTGCGCGAGCGCCCGTTCCTGCACGGGGACGCACCGGCCGCGGCGGACTACATCGCCTTCGGCCCCTTCCAGTGGGCCCGCGTGGTCAGCGCCTTCCCGGTGCTGACCCCGGACGACCCGGTCTTCGCCTGGCGTGGGCGGCTGCTGGACGCCTTCGGCGGGCTGGCGCGGCAGGGTCCGGCCGAGGACACCGCGGCCGCCTGA
- a CDS encoding IclR family transcriptional regulator, producing the protein MTTLLNAAEVLRCFSAQRLELSVTEVSSLLAMPKSTVSRLLRAMLGAGFLESVPGSSRYRPGLLMFELGHTYRRGSTLLAQARAAMERVSRRCGHTGYVSILDGGDVLGIAAHEGTKVLRAGTPPGIRLRAFATATGRSLLARRDDAAVRALYPAPLQPTSAHSPADMEALLRHLAAIRHEGFALSQHEANEGAESLAVAVGDPVTGEELSLCIVYPTSMVEAPERDTIRDALLAESRDIAVRTGDPLFPAGRAAARAA; encoded by the coding sequence ATGACCACCCTGCTCAACGCCGCCGAAGTCCTGCGCTGCTTCTCCGCCCAGCGGCTGGAGCTGTCGGTGACCGAGGTCTCCTCCCTCCTGGCCATGCCGAAGAGCACGGTCTCGCGCCTGCTCCGCGCCATGCTGGGCGCGGGCTTCCTGGAGTCCGTGCCGGGGAGCAGCCGCTACCGCCCCGGGCTGCTGATGTTCGAGCTGGGCCACACCTACCGCCGTGGCTCCACCCTTCTGGCCCAGGCGCGCGCGGCGATGGAGCGCGTGTCGCGACGCTGCGGCCATACCGGCTATGTCAGCATCCTCGACGGCGGCGACGTGCTGGGCATCGCCGCCCATGAGGGGACGAAGGTGCTGCGCGCCGGCACGCCGCCGGGCATCCGCCTGCGCGCCTTCGCCACCGCCACCGGCCGCAGCCTGCTGGCGCGCCGCGACGACGCGGCGGTGCGCGCCCTCTACCCCGCGCCGCTGCAGCCGACCAGCGCGCATTCCCCCGCCGACATGGAGGCGCTGCTGCGCCACCTCGCCGCCATCCGCCACGAGGGCTTCGCGCTGTCCCAGCACGAGGCGAACGAGGGCGCGGAATCCCTGGCCGTCGCCGTCGGCGATCCGGTGACGGGCGAGGAGCTGAGCCTCTGCATCGTCTACCCGACCAGCATGGTCGAGGCGCCGGAGCGCGACACGATCCGCGACGCGCTGCTGGCCGAGTCGCGCGACATCGCCGTGCGCACCGGCGACCCCCTGTTCCCCGCCGGGCGCGCCGCCGCCCGCGCCGCCTGA
- a CDS encoding hydantoinase B/oxoprolinase family protein has protein sequence MNTTNTRWRIGFDIGGTFTDFILYDAAEGTVRLHKRLTTPHDPSEAALIGLEELVAMAGITPADAGEIIHGTTLVTNTVIERTGAKLGLITTRGFRDLLEMGTEQRYDIYDLFLGFPQPLVPRDRRLEVAERMDRDGRVVEVLDEEAVRAAFRALLADGVEAVGVCFLHSYRNPAHEQAVGRIAREEFPELAVSLSAEVVAEMWEYQRCVTTCANAYVQPLMDRYLKRLERELAARGFAGALRLMHSAGGLVSPATARAFPIRLLESGPAGGGLATALFGDLAGQKDVISFDMGGTTAKACMVEDGRVEIAPMLEAGRVHRFSKGSGLPIKAPVIDMIEIGAGGGSIAGIDEVGLLKVGPHSAGSDPGPACYGMGGTKPTVTDANLVLGYYDPGFFLGGRMALDKGAAERAVASVAAPLGLGVTEAAWGIHKVVVESMAAAARVHLVEKGKDPRAYAMVGFGGAGPAHAADVARALGVREVIIPPASGAASALGFLAAPLSFELVRSLPLELSEGFDAPRLNALLAELEAEGRARLAEAGVAPEAVRVERSADMRLVGQMHDIAVALPAGEIGPGSLDAIRDAFTRVYAARFTSVYEGARMEAINFRVRCIGPEPKLSLTGAVGGGDTAQAVKGTRRAWFEGGWQDATVYDRYALAEGDEIAGPAIIEEREATTIVPPGDAVRVDATLNLRIAIAAPAMAGELVTAEMPLAEAMARIEADPIALEIMWSRLVNVVEEMWLTVVRTAFSLIVSESQDFACELLDPTGETLAHSPRAMPVFNLTLPRAVKALLAKYPAETMKPGDVLITNDPWLCAGHLFDIAVVTPVFREGKVVGLMGTVGHVSDIGGTKDSLKAREIFEEGLQIPPMKLFDGGVPNEGFFALFRENVRNPDQVLGDLHSFVAANALGGERLLAFMRDYGMSDLRALAAVVQGRSEKAMRDAISALPDGDYFGEIRNNPMGQELRYPLRLTVAGDAIHLDFDGAPPQLPQGGLNSTLNYTAAHATYPLKCMLTPNVRGNAGCYRPFTVEAPEGSILNPRRPAAVNMRTRTGWYLAPNIFRALSDAAPGLVQANTGLPVATNVYGQDASGRYYSDHLFIGGGQGASSRGDGKSGLLWPTSASNTSIELFETRAPVLVVEKSYVADTGGAGQHRGGLGQRVRMRKLLEDGRPALFSVYPEGVTNPIDGLFGGCPGSGARGRVLDLDGNEVHDCGNGEMVETTGPHEVVEVVVNGGSGYGDPAARDPAAIERDLRLGLITEAAAQRDYGWQPARTEETAQ, from the coding sequence ATGAACACGACCAACACCCGCTGGCGCATCGGCTTCGACATCGGCGGCACCTTCACCGACTTCATCCTCTACGACGCGGCAGAGGGCACGGTGCGGCTGCACAAGCGGCTGACCACCCCGCACGACCCGTCGGAGGCGGCGCTGATCGGGCTGGAGGAGCTGGTCGCCATGGCCGGCATCACCCCGGCGGATGCGGGCGAGATCATCCACGGCACCACGCTGGTCACGAACACCGTCATCGAGCGGACGGGCGCGAAGCTCGGCCTGATCACCACGCGCGGCTTCCGCGACCTGCTGGAGATGGGCACCGAGCAGCGCTACGACATCTACGACCTGTTCCTGGGCTTCCCCCAGCCGCTGGTGCCGCGCGACCGCCGGCTCGAGGTCGCGGAGCGGATGGACCGCGACGGCCGCGTCGTCGAGGTGCTAGACGAGGAGGCCGTGCGCGCCGCCTTCCGCGCGCTGCTGGCGGACGGGGTGGAGGCGGTGGGCGTCTGCTTCCTGCATTCCTACCGCAACCCGGCGCACGAGCAGGCGGTGGGCCGCATCGCCCGCGAGGAGTTCCCCGAGCTCGCCGTCTCCCTCTCCGCCGAGGTGGTGGCGGAGATGTGGGAGTACCAGCGCTGCGTCACCACCTGCGCCAATGCCTATGTCCAGCCGCTGATGGATCGCTACCTGAAGCGCCTCGAACGCGAGCTGGCGGCGCGTGGCTTCGCCGGCGCGCTGCGGCTGATGCACTCCGCGGGCGGCCTCGTCTCCCCCGCCACGGCGCGCGCCTTCCCGATCCGGCTGCTGGAATCCGGCCCGGCCGGCGGCGGGCTGGCCACGGCGCTGTTCGGCGATCTGGCGGGCCAGAAGGACGTCATCTCCTTCGACATGGGCGGCACCACCGCCAAGGCCTGCATGGTCGAGGACGGGCGCGTCGAGATCGCCCCGATGCTGGAAGCCGGGCGCGTGCACCGCTTCAGCAAGGGCTCCGGCCTGCCGATCAAGGCGCCCGTGATCGACATGATCGAGATCGGCGCCGGCGGCGGCTCCATCGCCGGCATCGACGAGGTCGGGCTGCTGAAAGTCGGCCCGCATTCCGCCGGCTCCGACCCCGGCCCGGCCTGCTACGGCATGGGCGGCACCAAGCCCACCGTGACGGATGCCAACCTCGTCCTCGGCTACTACGATCCGGGCTTCTTCCTCGGCGGCCGCATGGCGCTGGACAAGGGTGCCGCGGAACGCGCGGTGGCGAGCGTGGCGGCGCCGCTGGGCCTCGGCGTGACGGAGGCCGCCTGGGGCATCCACAAGGTCGTGGTAGAGAGCATGGCCGCCGCCGCCCGCGTGCATCTGGTGGAGAAGGGCAAGGACCCGCGCGCCTATGCCATGGTGGGCTTCGGCGGCGCCGGCCCGGCCCATGCGGCGGACGTGGCCCGCGCGCTGGGCGTGCGCGAGGTGATCATCCCGCCCGCCTCCGGCGCCGCCTCCGCGCTGGGCTTCCTCGCCGCCCCGCTCTCCTTCGAGCTGGTGCGCTCCCTGCCGCTGGAGCTGTCGGAGGGCTTCGACGCGCCGCGCCTGAACGCCTTGCTGGCGGAGCTGGAGGCGGAGGGCCGCGCGCGGCTGGCGGAGGCGGGCGTCGCCCCGGAGGCCGTCCGCGTCGAGCGTTCCGCCGACATGCGGCTGGTCGGGCAGATGCACGACATCGCCGTGGCGCTGCCGGCGGGCGAGATCGGTCCGGGCAGCCTGGACGCCATCCGCGACGCGTTCACCCGCGTCTATGCCGCGCGCTTCACCTCCGTCTACGAGGGCGCGCGGATGGAGGCGATCAACTTCCGCGTCCGCTGCATCGGGCCGGAGCCGAAGCTGTCGCTGACCGGCGCGGTCGGCGGCGGCGACACGGCCCAGGCGGTGAAGGGCACGCGCCGCGCCTGGTTCGAGGGCGGCTGGCAGGACGCCACCGTCTACGACCGCTACGCCCTGGCCGAGGGCGACGAGATCGCAGGTCCTGCCATCATCGAGGAGCGCGAGGCCACCACCATCGTCCCGCCCGGCGACGCGGTGCGCGTGGACGCGACGCTGAACCTGCGCATCGCCATCGCCGCCCCTGCCATGGCGGGCGAGCTGGTGACGGCGGAGATGCCGCTGGCCGAGGCCATGGCGCGGATCGAGGCGGACCCGATCGCGCTGGAGATCATGTGGTCGCGGCTGGTGAACGTGGTCGAGGAGATGTGGCTGACGGTGGTGCGCACCGCCTTCTCCCTCATCGTCTCCGAGAGCCAGGACTTCGCCTGCGAGCTGCTGGACCCCACGGGCGAGACGCTGGCGCATTCCCCGCGTGCCATGCCCGTCTTCAACCTGACCCTGCCGCGCGCGGTGAAGGCGCTGCTCGCGAAGTATCCGGCGGAGACGATGAAGCCGGGCGACGTGCTGATCACCAACGACCCGTGGCTCTGCGCCGGGCACCTGTTCGACATCGCCGTCGTCACGCCCGTCTTCCGGGAGGGTAAGGTGGTCGGGCTGATGGGCACGGTGGGCCATGTCTCCGATATCGGCGGCACCAAGGATTCCCTGAAGGCGCGCGAGATCTTCGAGGAGGGGCTGCAGATCCCGCCGATGAAGCTGTTCGACGGCGGCGTGCCGAACGAGGGCTTCTTCGCCCTGTTCCGCGAGAACGTGCGCAACCCCGACCAGGTGCTGGGCGACCTGCATTCCTTCGTCGCGGCCAACGCGCTGGGCGGCGAGCGCCTTCTCGCCTTCATGCGCGACTACGGGATGAGCGACCTGCGCGCGCTGGCGGCGGTGGTGCAGGGCCGGTCGGAGAAGGCGATGCGCGACGCCATTTCTGCCCTGCCCGACGGCGACTATTTCGGCGAGATCCGCAACAACCCGATGGGGCAGGAGCTGCGCTACCCGCTCAGGCTGACCGTCGCGGGGGATGCCATCCACCTCGACTTCGACGGCGCGCCGCCGCAGCTTCCCCAGGGCGGGCTGAACTCCACGCTGAACTACACCGCGGCGCACGCGACCTATCCGCTGAAATGCATGCTGACGCCCAACGTGCGCGGCAATGCCGGCTGCTACCGTCCCTTCACCGTGGAGGCGCCGGAGGGCTCCATCCTCAACCCCCGTCGCCCGGCGGCGGTGAACATGCGCACCCGCACCGGCTGGTACCTGGCGCCGAACATCTTCCGCGCCCTGTCCGACGCGGCGCCGGGGCTGGTGCAGGCGAATACCGGCCTGCCGGTGGCGACCAACGTCTATGGCCAGGATGCCTCGGGCCGCTACTACTCCGACCACCTGTTCATCGGCGGCGGCCAGGGCGCCTCCTCGCGCGGCGACGGCAAGTCCGGCCTGCTCTGGCCGACCTCCGCCTCCAACACCTCGATCGAGTTGTTCGAGACGCGGGCGCCGGTGCTGGTGGTGGAGAAGAGCTATGTCGCCGATACCGGTGGCGCCGGGCAGCATCGCGGCGGGCTCGGGCAGCGGGTGCGGATGCGCAAGCTGCTGGAGGACGGCCGGCCCGCGCTCTTCTCCGTCTATCCGGAGGGCGTGACCAACCCGATCGACGGGCTGTTCGGCGGCTGCCCCGGCTCCGGCGCGCGCGGCCGTGTGCTCGACCTCGACGGCAACGAGGTGCACGACTGCGGCAATGGCGAGATGGTCGAGACCACCGGCCCGCACGAGGTGGTGGAGGTCGTGGTCAATGGCGGCTCCGGCTACGGCGACCCCGCCGCGCGCGACCCCGCTGCCATCGAACGCGACCTGCGCCTGGGCCTGATCACCGAGGCGGCCGCCCAGCGCGACTACGGCTGGCAGCCCGCCCGCACCGAGGAGACCGCCCAGTGA
- a CDS encoding DHCW motif cupin fold protein: MKLPPLPFTAVHWDALPATEHKGETGTAVWRTLNNGDVRMRVVEYSPGYLADHWCDRGHVIYVLEGTLVSELKDGRRFTLTAGHGYTVSDFGDSPHRSSTETGARLFIVD, translated from the coding sequence GTGAAGCTTCCGCCCCTCCCCTTCACCGCCGTCCACTGGGACGCCCTGCCGGCCACCGAGCACAAGGGCGAGACGGGCACGGCGGTCTGGCGCACGCTGAACAACGGCGACGTGCGGATGCGGGTGGTGGAGTATTCGCCCGGCTACCTGGCGGACCATTGGTGCGACCGCGGCCACGTCATCTACGTGCTGGAGGGCACGCTGGTCTCCGAGCTGAAGGACGGGCGGCGCTTCACCCTCACCGCCGGGCACGGCTACACCGTCTCCGATTTCGGCGACAGCCCGCACCGCTCCTCGACCGAGACGGGCGCGCGTCTCTTCATCGTGGACTGA